One segment of Fuscovulum ytuae DNA contains the following:
- a CDS encoding MurR/RpiR family transcriptional regulator, which produces MTAPASIDEFRLRLAEVTDGLPKRLRQCADHIAANTDRIAVSTVAELAAGADVPPSALMRFCQILGFTGFSEMQRLFREAYSPGWPDYATRLKNLKESGAGSPAALLAEFVDAGRLSLEQLAKSVDEAALAQAVAQLAQAGTVHVVGLRRAYPVASYLSYVFEKMQVPAMLHDGAGKLDHRHAMRLGDACIAITFAPYSDETLALAQDAAARGLPVIGITDRLTSPLARHAATVLTVPEVDFGAFRSLSATLALSIALAVAVGTARG; this is translated from the coding sequence ATGACTGCACCGGCCAGCATCGACGAATTCCGCCTGCGGCTGGCCGAGGTGACGGATGGCCTGCCCAAACGCCTGCGCCAATGCGCCGATCATATCGCCGCCAATACCGACCGCATTGCCGTTTCCACGGTGGCGGAACTGGCGGCGGGGGCGGATGTGCCCCCCTCGGCCCTGATGCGGTTTTGCCAGATCCTTGGCTTTACCGGCTTTTCCGAAATGCAGCGCCTGTTCCGCGAGGCCTATAGCCCCGGCTGGCCCGATTATGCGACACGGTTGAAGAACCTGAAGGAAAGTGGCGCGGGTAGCCCGGCCGCGCTTTTGGCCGAATTCGTGGATGCAGGGCGGCTGTCCTTGGAACAGCTCGCGAAATCGGTGGATGAGGCGGCCTTGGCGCAGGCCGTGGCGCAGTTGGCGCAGGCCGGGACCGTGCATGTGGTGGGCCTGCGCCGCGCCTATCCGGTGGCGAGTTATCTAAGCTATGTCTTCGAAAAAATGCAGGTGCCCGCCATGCTGCATGACGGGGCGGGCAAGTTGGACCACCGCCATGCGATGCGGTTGGGCGATGCCTGCATCGCCATCACCTTCGCGCCCTATTCCGACGAAACCCTGGCCCTTGCGCAGGATGCGGCAGCGCGTGGCCTGCCCGTGATCGGCATCACTGACCGACTGACCAGCCCGCTTGCCCGCCATGCGGCCACCGTTCTGACCGTGCCCGAGGTGGATTTCGGGGCCTTTCGGTCGCTGTCGGCGACGCTGGCGCTTTCCATCGCGCTGGCGGTGGCGGTGGGCACGGCGCGGGGGTGA
- the gmk gene encoding guanylate kinase, with translation MARKGLLLILSSPSGAGKSTLTRRLMGWDATMRFSVSATTRAPRPGEVDGREYYFRSRAEFEAMVDAGQMLEHAEVFGNFYGTPRGPVEANMAEGCDTVFDIDWQGGQQIRNSALGRDVVSIFVLPPSIAELDRRLRGRGQDSDEVIAGRMAKSRDEISHWAEYDYVLVNDDLDATFTRLTTILEAERLRRDRQPGLSDFVRGLNREFDAR, from the coding sequence ATGGCGCGCAAGGGGCTTCTCCTCATCCTGTCCTCGCCATCGGGGGCCGGGAAATCGACGCTCACCCGCCGCTTGATGGGGTGGGACGCAACGATGCGCTTTTCCGTATCGGCCACCACCCGCGCGCCGCGCCCCGGTGAGGTGGACGGGCGGGAATATTACTTCCGGTCACGGGCGGAATTCGAGGCGATGGTCGATGCGGGCCAGATGCTGGAACATGCCGAGGTGTTCGGGAACTTTTACGGCACGCCGCGCGGTCCGGTGGAGGCGAATATGGCCGAGGGCTGCGATACCGTCTTCGACATCGATTGGCAGGGCGGCCAGCAGATCCGCAATTCGGCGCTGGGGCGGGATGTGGTGTCGATCTTTGTGCTGCCGCCGTCTATTGCCGAACTGGACCGCCGCCTGCGGGGCCGGGGGCAGGACAGCGATGAGGTGATCGCAGGCCGTATGGCGAAAAGCCGCGACGAGATAAGCCATTGGGCGGAATATGATTATGTTCTGGTCAACGACGATCTGGACGCCACTTTCACGCGGCTGACCACGATCCTTGAGGCCGAGCGTCTGCGCCGCGACCGCCAACCGGGGCTTTCGGATTTCGTGCGCGGCCTGAACCGGGAGTTTGACGCGCGATGA
- a CDS encoding bifunctional 5-dehydro-2-deoxygluconokinase/5-dehydro-2-deoxyphosphogluconate aldolase produces the protein MSPAKTLDVITIGRSSVDLYGAQVGGRLEDMGSFQKYIGGSPTNMAAGTARLGLRSALITRVGDEHMGRFIREELAREGVDVRGVKTDPERLTALVLLGIRDETQFPLIFYRENCADMALCEADIDEGFIAEARSVVATGTHLSHPQTEAAVIKALALARRHGVQTALDIDYRPNLWGLAGHGAGESRFIESAAVTAKLQSTLHYFDLIVGTEEEFHIAGGSTDTIAALRAVRAVSKATLVCKRGPMGAVAFTGAIPNTLDEGESGPGFPIEVFNVLGAGDGFMSGLLKGWLDGEPWPIALKYANACGAFAVSRHGCTPAYPSWEELQFFLNRGVKEKALRKDAELEQVHWSTNRHGDWSSMRVFAFDHRMQLEAMEGATPAKIGAFKELCLAAALQVADGQPGHGILCDNRLGRRALHAAAGTGLWIGRPVEWPGSRPLTLEPELGPDFGGLSEWPLGHVVKVLCFYHPDDAPEMKAQQEETVVRLFHACRRNRLEMLLEVIPSKVAPVDDMTSAQVISRFYDLGVYPDWWKLEPFATDAAWANACDAITTRDPHVRGIVVLGLDAPEDQLAASLGLAARHDLVKGFAVGRTIFADAARGWLAGKMGDAEAIAMMVERYSRLCLIWDEARAKGEKAA, from the coding sequence GTGTCGCCAGCCAAGACGCTTGATGTCATCACCATTGGCCGATCCTCGGTCGATCTTTACGGCGCGCAGGTGGGCGGGCGGCTGGAGGATATGGGGTCCTTTCAGAAATATATCGGTGGCAGCCCGACGAATATGGCGGCGGGTACGGCGCGGCTGGGGCTGCGGTCCGCCCTCATCACGCGGGTGGGGGACGAACATATGGGCCGCTTCATCCGCGAGGAACTGGCGCGCGAAGGTGTGGATGTGCGTGGCGTGAAGACGGACCCAGAGCGTCTGACGGCGCTGGTCCTGCTGGGCATCCGGGATGAAACGCAATTTCCCCTGATTTTCTACCGCGAGAATTGCGCCGATATGGCGCTGTGCGAAGCCGATATCGACGAAGGCTTCATCGCCGAGGCGCGTTCGGTGGTCGCGACGGGCACGCATCTGAGCCATCCGCAAACCGAGGCTGCCGTCATCAAGGCCCTGGCGCTTGCCCGCAGACATGGGGTGCAGACTGCGCTGGATATCGACTATCGCCCGAACCTTTGGGGGCTGGCGGGGCATGGCGCAGGCGAAAGCCGCTTTATCGAAAGCGCCGCCGTCACGGCCAAGCTGCAATCGACCCTGCATTACTTTGATCTGATCGTCGGGACGGAGGAAGAGTTCCACATCGCAGGCGGCAGCACCGACACCATTGCCGCTCTGCGCGCGGTGCGGGCGGTGTCGAAGGCCACGCTTGTGTGCAAGCGGGGGCCAATGGGGGCGGTGGCCTTTACTGGCGCAATCCCCAATACGCTGGACGAAGGGGAAAGCGGCCCCGGCTTCCCGATCGAGGTGTTCAATGTGCTGGGGGCAGGGGATGGCTTCATGTCCGGCCTTCTGAAGGGCTGGCTGGATGGCGAGCCTTGGCCCATCGCCCTGAAATATGCCAATGCCTGTGGGGCCTTTGCCGTGTCGCGCCATGGCTGCACGCCTGCCTATCCGTCTTGGGAGGAATTGCAGTTCTTCCTGAACCGTGGCGTCAAGGAAAAGGCGCTGCGCAAGGATGCGGAATTGGAGCAAGTTCACTGGTCCACCAACCGCCATGGCGATTGGTCCAGCATGCGGGTCTTTGCCTTCGACCATCGCATGCAGCTTGAGGCGATGGAGGGTGCGACGCCTGCCAAGATTGGTGCGTTCAAGGAGTTGTGCCTTGCCGCCGCGCTGCAGGTGGCGGATGGCCAGCCGGGGCATGGCATCCTGTGCGACAACCGCCTTGGCCGTCGCGCGCTGCATGCGGCGGCGGGAACCGGCCTTTGGATCGGTCGGCCCGTCGAATGGCCGGGGTCGCGGCCCCTGACGCTGGAACCCGAGCTTGGCCCCGATTTCGGGGGGCTGTCGGAATGGCCTTTGGGCCATGTGGTCAAGGTGCTGTGCTTTTATCACCCCGATGACGCGCCCGAGATGAAAGCGCAGCAGGAAGAGACGGTGGTCCGCCTCTTCCACGCCTGCCGCCGCAACCGTCTGGAAATGCTGTTGGAGGTGATCCCGTCCAAGGTCGCCCCGGTGGATGACATGACTTCGGCGCAGGTCATAAGCCGCTTCTATGACCTTGGGGTCTACCCGGATTGGTGGAAGCTGGAACCCTTTGCCACAGATGCCGCATGGGCCAATGCCTGCGACGCCATCACCACGCGCGATCCGCATGTGCGGGGCATCGTGGTGCTGGGCCTTGATGCGCCGGAGGATCAACTTGCCGCCTCGCTGGGCCTTGCCGCCCGGCATGATCTGGTGAAGGGTTTCGCCGTGGGTCGCACGATCTTTGCCGATGCCGCGCGGGGCTGGCTGGCAGGCAAGATGGGCGACGCAGAGGCCATCGCGATGATGGTGGAGAGATACAGCCGCCTGTGCCTGATCTGGGACGAGGCGCGCGCCAAGGGGGAGAAAGCCGCATGA
- a CDS encoding sensor histidine kinase — protein MYTEMMRKIVAAIPLPVLAIGPDERILAANVAALALFGPGVEGRHHLLALRQPALQSAIAAALGEGETGTARHVIPGPSQDIIYRVTVAPAEGHAILTFEDVTEAEQMGQMRRDFVANVSHELRTPLTALLGFIETLKGAARDDPAARARFLEIMEREAGRMNRLISDLLHLSKVEADERVRPTERVDLAALIGSSVNSLRPLADGAGVRLEITGEAGPLMMPGDADQITQVLVNLIENGVKYGGAGGVVTLHVAREALPRGPGLRIDVIDRGEGIDPVHIPRLTERFYRVDGHRSREKGGTGLGLAIVKHILHRHRGRIRIESERGKGSVFSVIFPET, from the coding sequence ATGTATACGGAAATGATGCGGAAAATCGTGGCAGCGATTCCACTGCCAGTGCTGGCAATCGGCCCGGATGAACGCATCCTTGCCGCAAATGTGGCGGCTTTGGCGCTGTTTGGGCCGGGGGTAGAGGGGCGGCACCATCTGCTGGCCCTGCGCCAGCCTGCGCTGCAATCGGCCATTGCCGCGGCCTTGGGCGAGGGCGAGACGGGCACGGCGCGCCATGTGATCCCCGGCCCGTCGCAAGACATCATCTATCGCGTGACGGTGGCCCCGGCCGAGGGCCATGCCATCCTGACCTTCGAGGATGTGACCGAGGCCGAACAGATGGGCCAGATGCGGCGCGATTTCGTGGCAAATGTCAGCCATGAATTGCGCACACCATTGACCGCGCTATTGGGGTTCATCGAAACGCTGAAAGGGGCGGCGCGTGACGACCCTGCCGCTCGCGCCCGGTTTCTAGAGATCATGGAGCGTGAGGCGGGACGGATGAACCGCCTGATTTCCGACCTTTTGCATCTGTCGAAGGTGGAGGCAGATGAACGCGTCCGCCCAACCGAACGGGTCGATCTGGCCGCCCTGATCGGGAGTTCGGTGAACAGCCTGCGCCCCTTGGCCGATGGGGCAGGGGTCCGGCTTGAAATCACGGGCGAGGCAGGCCCCCTGATGATGCCGGGGGATGCCGATCAGATCACGCAGGTTCTGGTGAACCTGATCGAGAACGGCGTGAAATACGGGGGCGCGGGGGGCGTGGTGACGCTGCATGTGGCGCGCGAGGCCTTGCCGCGCGGGCCGGGGCTGCGCATCGATGTGATCGACCGTGGCGAGGGAATCGACCCCGTCCATATCCCCCGTCTGACGGAACGATTCTACCGCGTCGACGGCCACCGTTCGCGAGAAAAGGGCGGCACGGGGCTGGGGCTGGCGATTGTCAAACATATCCTGCACCGCCATCGCGGCCGCATAAGGATTGAGAGTGAGCGTGGAAAAGGCAGCGTTTTCAGTGTGATATTTCCTGAAACCTGA
- the iolB gene encoding 5-deoxy-glucuronate isomerase — MELLRKPKGTNGKVHNITPESAGWGYVGFGLYRLTAGQEAAEATGDREAILVLVEGKARITAGGQDFGEMGERMSVFERTPPHCLYVPNSSEWQAVAVTDCVLAVCTAPGKGNHPVRRLGPEGIELTPRGTGANTRYINNIAMEAREVADSLLVTEVFTPQGNWSSYPSHRHDEDDFPRMTYLEETYYMRLNPAQGFGIQRVYTEDGALDVTMAVKDHDVTLVPKGHHPCGAPYGYDMYYLNVMAGPRRNWRFQNDPDHDWIYRRDNP, encoded by the coding sequence ATGGAGTTGCTGCGAAAGCCCAAAGGGACCAATGGCAAGGTCCATAACATCACGCCCGAAAGCGCAGGCTGGGGTTACGTGGGTTTTGGCCTTTACCGCCTAACCGCGGGGCAAGAGGCGGCTGAGGCGACGGGCGACCGCGAGGCGATCCTTGTGCTGGTCGAGGGTAAGGCACGGATCACAGCGGGCGGGCAGGATTTTGGCGAGATGGGCGAGCGGATGAGCGTTTTCGAACGCACCCCGCCGCATTGTCTTTATGTCCCCAATAGCAGCGAATGGCAGGCGGTGGCCGTCACCGATTGCGTGCTGGCGGTCTGCACCGCGCCGGGCAAGGGCAACCATCCCGTCCGGCGCCTTGGGCCTGAAGGGATCGAACTGACCCCGCGCGGGACGGGGGCCAATACACGCTACATCAACAATATCGCGATGGAGGCGCGCGAGGTGGCCGACAGCCTGTTGGTGACCGAGGTCTTTACGCCGCAAGGCAACTGGTCCAGCTATCCAAGCCATCGGCATGACGAGGATGATTTCCCCCGCATGACCTATCTGGAGGAAACCTATTATATGCGCCTGAACCCCGCGCAGGGTTTCGGGATCCAGCGGGTCTATACCGAAGATGGCGCGTTGGATGTCACCATGGCGGTCAAGGATCATGACGTGACCTTGGTGCCGAAGGGGCATCATCCCTGCGGGGCGCCTTATGGCTATGACATGTATTACCTGAACGTCATGGCCGGACCGCGCCGCAACTGGCGGTTCCAGAACGATCCGGATCATGATTGGATCTATCGGCGGGATAACCCCTGA
- the iolD gene encoding 3D-(3,5/4)-trihydroxycyclohexane-1,2-dione acylhydrolase (decyclizing) has product MTTVRLTAAQAMVRWLANQQAEDGSRFIEGIWAIFGHGNVAGLGEALQGARDVFPTWRGHNEQTMAHTAIAYAKAQKRRKAMAVTTSIGPGATNVVTAAALAYVNRLPLLIIPGDVFANRAPDPVLQQVEDFADGTVSANDCFRPVSRYFDRITRPEHILTALPRALRVMTDPAECGPVTLAFCQDVQAEAYDYPESFFAPKVWRIRRPEPDQAELAEALAAIKAAKAPVIVAGGGVVYSGAEAALASFAAEHGIPVVETQAGKSALEHDHAMNFGPVGVTGSSSANILCEGADLVIGLGTRFQDFTTGSWSLFKNPARRILAINVQAYDAGKHGAMSLVSDARVALERLGAGLTGLRFAAPDAALKVEWAAAKAAVKAAPAAGNQLPTDMQVVGAVQRASTPATIVMGAAGTMPGELHKIWDAAQGGYHMEYGFSCMGYEIAGALGIKMARPDADVVCMVGDGSYMMANSELATAVMMGIPFTVVITDNRGYGCINRLQKHTGGAPFNNLLDDAYHVNPSAIDFVAHAASMGARAVKAGSVAELEAKITEMRGGSVPSVIVIDTDPGPSTAAGGTWWEVGVPEVSVRPDVRAARAKFEEMKAKQSIDG; this is encoded by the coding sequence ATGACAACCGTCCGTTTGACCGCCGCACAGGCCATGGTGCGCTGGCTGGCCAATCAGCAGGCCGAAGATGGCAGCCGTTTCATCGAAGGCATCTGGGCGATCTTCGGCCATGGCAATGTGGCCGGGCTGGGCGAGGCGCTGCAGGGCGCGCGCGATGTTTTCCCCACATGGCGCGGGCATAATGAACAGACCATGGCCCATACGGCCATCGCCTATGCCAAGGCGCAAAAGCGCCGCAAGGCCATGGCGGTGACCACCTCCATCGGGCCGGGGGCCACGAATGTGGTGACGGCGGCGGCGCTGGCCTATGTGAACCGTCTGCCGCTGCTCATCATCCCCGGCGATGTCTTTGCCAATCGTGCGCCCGACCCGGTCTTGCAGCAGGTAGAGGATTTCGCGGATGGCACGGTTTCGGCCAATGACTGCTTCCGCCCCGTGTCGCGCTACTTTGACCGGATCACGCGGCCCGAACATATCTTGACCGCGCTACCCCGCGCGCTGCGGGTGATGACGGACCCGGCGGAATGTGGGCCTGTGACGCTGGCCTTCTGTCAGGATGTGCAGGCCGAGGCCTATGATTACCCCGAAAGTTTTTTCGCGCCGAAGGTCTGGCGCATCCGGCGCCCGGAACCCGATCAGGCGGAACTGGCCGAGGCGTTGGCCGCGATCAAGGCTGCAAAGGCCCCCGTCATCGTCGCAGGTGGCGGCGTGGTCTATTCGGGGGCCGAGGCGGCGCTGGCCTCCTTTGCCGCTGAGCATGGCATCCCGGTAGTGGAAACGCAGGCGGGCAAATCGGCCCTGGAGCATGACCATGCGATGAACTTTGGCCCCGTGGGTGTGACGGGGTCATCTTCGGCCAATATCCTGTGCGAGGGGGCCGATCTGGTGATCGGCCTTGGCACGCGGTTTCAGGATTTCACGACGGGCAGCTGGTCGCTGTTCAAGAACCCTGCGCGGCGGATCTTGGCGATCAATGTGCAGGCCTATGATGCGGGCAAGCATGGGGCGATGAGCCTTGTCTCTGACGCCCGTGTGGCGCTGGAACGGCTTGGCGCGGGATTGACGGGCCTGCGCTTTGCCGCGCCGGATGCCGCGCTCAAGGTAGAGTGGGCCGCAGCTAAGGCGGCGGTGAAGGCCGCCCCGGCGGCGGGCAATCAATTGCCCACCGATATGCAGGTGGTCGGCGCGGTGCAGCGTGCCTCTACCCCAGCCACCATCGTGATGGGCGCGGCAGGCACGATGCCGGGCGAGTTGCACAAGATCTGGGATGCCGCGCAGGGCGGCTATCACATGGAATACGGTTTCTCCTGCATGGGATATGAGATCGCGGGGGCCTTGGGCATCAAGATGGCGCGGCCGGATGCGGATGTGGTCTGCATGGTGGGGGATGGGTCCTACATGATGGCCAATTCCGAACTGGCCACGGCAGTGATGATGGGCATTCCCTTCACCGTCGTCATCACCGACAACCGGGGCTATGGCTGCATCAATCGCTTGCAGAAGCATACGGGCGGCGCGCCTTTCAACAACCTTCTTGACGATGCCTATCATGTGAACCCCTCGGCCATCGACTTTGTTGCCCATGCCGCCAGCATGGGCGCACGGGCGGTGAAGGCCGGGTCGGTGGCGGAGTTGGAGGCCAAGATCACCGAGATGCGGGGTGGTTCCGTACCATCCGTCATCGTGATCGACACCGATCCCGGCCCCTCCACGGCGGCGGGCGGCACGTGGTGGGAAGTGGGCGTGCCAGAGGTTTCGGTGCGGCCCGACGTGCGCGCAGCACGGGCGAAGTTCGAAGAAATGAAAGCAAAACAGTCGATTGACGGCTGA
- the iolE gene encoding myo-inosose-2 dehydratase — MILFGTNPIAWANDDDRSIGADIATTRILDEAGRQIGFDGIENGHRWPDEPEELRALLGSYGLKFISGWYSTELLVRSVEEEIAACQPHLAKLKHNACRVMIVCETSNAIHGDAGRAVNDRPTLSANEMKAFGAKLEAFAAYLAGQGVTLVYHHHMGTIVESPEDIDAFMAATGPHTHLLFDAGHCAFGGGDPEAVLAKHIGRVRHFHAKNIRPAVVAKVRAEGWSFLKGVVEGAFTVPGDQEGGIDFAPLLGQLATAGYGRNEDAWIVIEAEQDPQVRNPLLYQTLGLATLKRLSKEVGLI; from the coding sequence ATGATCCTGTTCGGAACCAATCCCATCGCTTGGGCCAATGATGACGACCGTTCCATTGGCGCTGATATCGCCACCACCCGCATTTTGGATGAGGCCGGTCGACAGATCGGCTTTGACGGGATCGAAAACGGCCATCGCTGGCCGGACGAGCCTGAGGAATTGCGGGCACTGCTTGGCTCTTATGGGCTGAAATTCATCTCGGGCTGGTATTCGACGGAACTTCTGGTCCGGTCGGTCGAGGAGGAGATTGCCGCCTGCCAACCCCACCTTGCCAAGCTGAAACATAATGCATGCCGCGTCATGATCGTTTGCGAGACGTCGAATGCGATCCATGGCGATGCAGGCCGTGCGGTCAATGACCGACCGACGCTTTCTGCCAATGAAATGAAAGCTTTCGGCGCGAAACTTGAGGCTTTTGCCGCCTATCTGGCGGGGCAGGGTGTGACGCTTGTCTATCACCATCACATGGGCACCATCGTCGAAAGCCCCGAAGATATCGACGCCTTCATGGCGGCGACCGGGCCGCATACGCATCTTCTGTTCGATGCCGGCCATTGCGCCTTTGGCGGCGGCGATCCTGAGGCGGTGCTGGCGAAGCATATCGGTCGTGTGCGCCATTTCCACGCCAAGAACATCCGCCCTGCGGTGGTTGCGAAGGTGCGGGCGGAAGGCTGGTCCTTCCTGAAGGGCGTGGTTGAGGGCGCCTTTACCGTGCCGGGCGATCAAGAGGGCGGCATCGATTTCGCGCCCTTGCTGGGACAATTGGCGACGGCAGGTTATGGGCGGAATGAAGACGCCTGGATCGTGATCGAGGCAGAGCAGGACCCACAGGTTCGCAACCCCCTTTTGTATCAGACGCTGGGCCTTGCGACGCTGAAGCGGTTGTCGAAGGAAGTCGGTCTCATCTGA
- a CDS encoding gamma carbonic anhydrase family protein, with protein MIYALDGVEPVVDTEAWVAPDANIIGQVVLEAGASVWFGATLRGDNEEIRVGRGSNVQESSVLHTDMGYPLVIGADCTIGHKAMLHGCVIGDGTLIGMGATILNGARIGKGCLIGACALITEGKEIPDGSLVMGSPGKVVRLLDDAARARLLKSAAGYRANAVRFRAGLRAV; from the coding sequence ATGATCTATGCTTTGGACGGGGTGGAGCCTGTGGTGGACACGGAGGCCTGGGTCGCGCCGGATGCCAATATCATCGGGCAGGTGGTGCTGGAGGCGGGGGCATCCGTCTGGTTCGGCGCGACGCTGCGCGGGGATAATGAAGAGATCCGGGTGGGCCGGGGGTCGAATGTGCAGGAATCCTCGGTCCTGCATACAGATATGGGCTATCCGCTGGTGATCGGGGCGGATTGCACCATCGGGCACAAGGCGATGCTGCATGGCTGCGTGATCGGGGACGGCACGTTGATCGGCATGGGGGCCACGATCCTGAACGGGGCGCGGATCGGAAAGGGCTGCCTGATCGGGGCCTGCGCCTTGATCACCGAAGGAAAAGAGATCCCCGACGGTTCGCTGGTGATGGGCAGCCCCGGCAAGGTGGTGCGTCTGCTGGATGACGCGGCGCGGGCACGGTTGCTTAAGTCGGCGGCGGGGTATCGGGCGAATGCTGTGCGGTTCCGGGCGGGGTTGCGGGCGGTTTAG
- a CDS encoding PAS domain-containing protein, with amino-acid sequence MERNRIGVAGPDGGGTTWSSGAFLRRLWQEARGPQGLPRREALAPRRLTPILAQVLLVERWSAGVPIIRYAGMDVTTLYGQELTDRPLSVLFEPGARTGLAEALDQVLDGARTVEMGILSDQGMLRPRLGGRLTLLPVVCGVTGLISALGCIDLDGPTRHPPRRFRIERDLGETLSPPPRPAAEAQQTFAKAQGGGRA; translated from the coding sequence ATGGAACGGAACAGGATCGGAGTTGCGGGGCCGGATGGCGGCGGGACGACATGGTCGTCCGGTGCCTTCCTGCGGCGGCTTTGGCAGGAGGCGCGGGGACCGCAGGGCCTGCCCCGGCGCGAGGCGCTGGCACCCCGCCGCCTGACGCCCATCCTGGCGCAGGTTTTGCTGGTGGAACGCTGGTCCGCCGGGGTGCCGATCATCCGCTATGCCGGGATGGATGTGACCACGCTTTATGGGCAGGAACTGACCGACCGCCCGCTTTCGGTGCTGTTCGAACCCGGCGCGCGCACAGGCTTGGCCGAGGCGCTGGATCAGGTGCTGGATGGCGCGCGCACGGTAGAGATGGGCATCCTGTCCGATCAGGGCATGCTGCGGCCACGGCTGGGCGGGCGACTTACGCTTTTACCGGTGGTCTGTGGTGTCACAGGGCTGATTTCGGCCTTGGGCTGCATCGATCTGGACGGGCCGACCCGCCATCCGCCACGCCGCTTTCGCATCGAACGCGATCTGGGCGAAACACTTTCGCCCCCGCCCCGCCCTGCCGCAGAAGCGCAACAGACTTTCGCCAAGGCTCAGGGCGGCGGCCGCGCGTAA
- a CDS encoding YicC/YloC family endoribonuclease: protein MTLSMTGFATRKGQGAGHGWTWDLRAVNGKGLDLRLRVPDWIDGLEAALRAELGRALGRGNVSLSLKVARDGAGEGSDALRINPAALTAVLRALGEVEAAAMSAGVTLAQATAADVLAVRGVLDQSAVDEDTAPLRAAILADLPPLLTEFNAMRAAEGAALQGVIVAQLDRIEALTAGARHEAEARREATAAALKDALAKVIANTDGVDEARLTQELALIAVKNDVTEEMDRLTAHVAAARALLAEDGPVGRKFDFLMQEFMREANTLCSKAQALTLTRIGLDLKTVIDQMREQVQNVE, encoded by the coding sequence ATGACCCTTTCGATGACCGGTTTCGCCACCCGCAAGGGGCAGGGCGCGGGGCATGGCTGGACCTGGGATTTGCGGGCAGTCAATGGCAAGGGGCTGGACCTGCGGCTGCGGGTGCCCGATTGGATCGACGGGTTGGAGGCGGCCTTGCGCGCCGAATTGGGCCGCGCCTTGGGGCGGGGGAATGTGTCCCTGTCGCTGAAGGTGGCACGCGACGGGGCGGGTGAGGGGAGCGATGCGCTGCGGATCAATCCCGCTGCGCTGACCGCTGTTCTGCGCGCGCTGGGAGAGGTGGAGGCCGCCGCGATGTCTGCAGGTGTGACGCTGGCGCAGGCCACCGCGGCGGATGTGCTGGCGGTGCGGGGGGTGTTGGACCAATCCGCCGTGGATGAGGATACCGCGCCCCTTCGCGCGGCCATCCTTGCCGATCTGCCGCCCCTCTTGACAGAATTCAACGCGATGCGCGCCGCAGAAGGGGCTGCGTTGCAAGGGGTGATCGTGGCGCAACTGGACCGGATCGAGGCGCTGACAGCCGGTGCGCGGCACGAGGCCGAGGCCCGGCGCGAGGCGACAGCGGCGGCTTTGAAGGACGCGCTTGCCAAGGTCATCGCCAATACCGATGGCGTGGATGAGGCGCGGCTGACGCAGGAACTGGCGCTGATCGCGGTGAAGAATGACGTGACCGAAGAGATGGACCGCCTGACCGCCCATGTCGCCGCCGCCCGCGCCCTTTTGGCCGAGGATGGCCCGGTGGGGCGGAAGTTCGACTTCCTGATGCAGGAATTCATGCGCGAGGCGAACACGCTTTGTTCCAAGGCGCAGGCGCTGACGCTGACCCGGATCGGGCTTGACCTGAAAACGGTCATCGATCAGATGCGCGAACAGGTTCAGAACGTGGAATGA